ttttcacaaaaagtccaaatcaGAATTCAACTCAAAGCATCACTTAGTGCACTCTTAAAATTTGCAAAGCATGTTGGCAAAAATCTATATTATGAGAATGTTTTAAACAATAATTTATGGTATTAAAAATTGTGTGTGTGAGACAAAACCGTTGGAAAGAGGACCATTTAATCCCATAAAACTCAATAGCGGCTTAATAGAGCATATCCTTGTTTCTATTCATTTAGTAGCTAAGTGTGCTCCTTATTTCCATCCAAGACACGTGACACGTAGTCCGCAAGTATGAGAGATGTTcctggtttgaatctcctccccgaccttctTCTACAGGAAACTTTTAAACACTATCCATACCCACAGACAGAGAACCAACTTGTCATGGTTGCAGTATcggagcaaattgaacaatcttTTGTCGGCTGGGCGAAGCTTATCCCTCTGACCCTACCACGCACCAACAGAAATTTGCTTCGGAAAGTTTCGTTTTCTCATGTGTATTTTAGTCATGAAGTACAGTAAGCTTTTAGCCAGAACTAGAGTCACATCGAGCATTAAAAAAACCCAAATCGTTCCTTACGAGTGCGAAAACATCTCAAACGTCAAGATGTGCTTGGATAGTTTTGTCAAAACTGGATAAGGCATGGGAGCCACTGTGTTGTTGTATTTCGCTATTGGTGCAATGACAGAGCGATATAGCTTGTCTTGAGCTTGGTCCATCTTGCTCTATCTTGCATGGTCCTACTAGTCAATAGTGATCCGAGAGCCAAGAGGGTTTGAATCTTGACCCGGCCATTCGTCGTTCAACCATGGCTAAATTGCTGCTCTTGAGGAGAAAAAAGCCCATTTGGGGAAGAACgtgaaatatgattgattTCCAACACATGTCTCTCCACTCTATGAATGGGCTCGTTTTTCGGCCAATCAATCATTGCTGACACATGAGAACTATACAGAAAGGGTCTGTCTTTTGTAGCAATAATGGTGGCCGATTGACCGACAACCATGGCCTGAGATTTGATGTGAGCCTTGGTTgcgattggaaatgttttgtATTTCGAATTTGTCCCGATTAACACCAATATCCCATTCAAAGATTTACAGAACAGAGTAGTACCAGACCTCCCAAGTTCCATGAATCAATCTTCCGGCAGTTTCAAGTGTTCAtcctttcaaaaattggagAGATTCTGCTCCGTGTTCCAAGTCGCGGGACgttgtttttttcccaaagAGGGCCAGCCCTCCTCCTTTCCATCAGTCAGGCGTTCCACAGAAATAcgggaaaggggggggggcgaaaagagagagaacagCAGGGGAAAAACCTGGGGAAAATATCGCACAGATTGGAGACCTCTTTTTATCCAATTCCACATTTTAGTCACGTTTCCATTTTAAGTGGGAGCTGGAACCACTTAGGACGGAATGCGAAAACGACGAATGCCccaaaaagtttccttttctATTGATGAAGAGATGTTGTTCCAAACTTTCCACCGAGCTCTACCAAGGTGATCGTGACTTACGGGAATGAGCTGTTTTCTTGAATGTGCTCTTCAAACCCAGCTACTGTACTTACAAGCACTCTACAGTACAGTTCTATACAGCACATTAGGTATGGGCTGACTTATTCCAAGAACAAGAGCCGATGTGGAACAAGAATGCGTAGATGGGTAGAGAGCACCATGTTGAATTCCAGCATGTGCCAATGTGAGACTCTCAGCCTCTGCCACACTTGGCTCCTTTTTCCCGTTTTTGCATTGCAGAATCGTCTTTTCATTGCTATGAGTATTGTACATGTATGCTCGAATCTATAAGATGAAACAAAAGAAGTCGTCAGTCCTCTTTGCCCCAATCAATGAAAGGTTTTAGCCCTAGAACACAGTTCGCTGCAGAGCTGGCGTCCATAGTGCGATTGTCCAATTCAACAAAGCTTTCGAATAGAATTGATATTGGAATGACTGAATGGATGGCGGAGGCTTGTCCGccacttcttccacttttAAGACTCCAACCTAGTTAGAGTACCTTTGGAAACCTCCATCACATTCATCCACTCCGAAGATGCCCGATTTCCCGAACCGTCCTCGATCGATCGTCCATCGTTCTGTTCCTCCTGTTCCTCCTGTTCCTCCTGTGCTTTCTGTTCCTCCTCAGTCCAGGTCTCGTTTCAAGCACCCACCACCTTGCTCAGAGTAGAAGAAAATGCAATTACTTAAAATTAATGGGGTTGAATTTCCCGTTTTACtcgcaatttgaaattggtcacAAAGTGGAGCATAATCGGGGATCGGGTGTAGTAAATTTGGTAAGTAAATTTTGAACTCTGCCTCGGGCGAGgattggaatttgaattggGGTCCTATTTCGAGCACGAAAAGGAAGGATGTTTCATCATTGGATCGTTTCAGGCTACGAAGATACGAACCAGCTTGGAAGAACCAAGAGCTTCCTGTAACCTTTCAGGGCTAAAGATTTCAAATATCGAGCATAATCTCTTTTCAAATAGCAATGCTTTTACTGTACAATGTGCGCCGGTTCATTGCTGTCTCACATGGAAGAGTCAATTTGTTTTCTAGGAACCCTAATAAGACTAAAATGTCTTGAGTTGAGTCGATAACATTCATTTAGCTCTGCTCAAGATCCTGTAACTCTCCTCGCTAGAGCTTCAGAAGGAAGTAGGAAAATTATGCACGATCAATCGAGTGAGCAATCGAAAAGCGACTGGGTCATTAGGGCCTCATCTTCCCAATGCCATTATGACATTTTGAGTTACCAATGAAGACGTATCATATGCATTTTGAGGATCAAAATCAATCCTGagaacagaaaaaaagaactctgGGATTCAGGTTTGGCTCGTTCAATGCAAGTACCCCATGAGCTCCcgattttttgcctttttctgaaCACAATCTGCTTACGTAATGCTTGCACCTTGCAATGAAATAGTAATCCATGACATGCAACAATTGCAAGCTGTTATAACAAAAGTTGTACACTGACCGACCAGGCTTTTATTTGGACCGTTTCATTGATAATGTGGGCCGTGCCACTTCGTGAGTGGTACGAAAAGAGGGGGAAAAGAAATCCTAATAATGTAAATGTGTTGGTCCTATCTGAGTCATTTGCCGAGAGCCCAACCAGACAAGcgtacaaaaaatgacattcatTAATCAgaagggatttttttacgAATCCCAACCAAAGTAGTCTGGGGCCCAACGGCCCACCCATTGCCATCCTCTTGTAATCTTATCCCATAGTGCACCATGGCGAGTGAGTAGGTTTCATTGTATGAAGGTTTCAGTCTCAACTTGTCCCACCAATAACCACGACTACTTACCATTTGCTCGTCCCTCTCGTCTTCTACCATTACTGCTTTacattctcttctttctcctgtTAAAACGTACTCGGAAGCTCTACTTTACTTATGTACACACTTAAACCCTAACTCGACCAGCTCTGTCATTGACGCCATCTCCCACCACAGAGCTACTGTAACTTCTAGTCACTTCGTCATCTCGGTGGATCAGATGAGGAGCCTCTCTCGCCCAAAGAATGGTTCAGCGGTTTCCTATCGGTTAATCTAGCCACGGCTATACATCTAGTGCAGTCATGGGAAACCTTGACTGGATCAATACTGTGGCCGTGAACATAGTCAGATCATGGTGGATGAGGCACAAGGTGTACAGAGCAGAATAACCACCGTCTTGGACGTACTTACTCGTAGGTCTACGAGTAAGTGAGATGAAATAGGAAATCGAATGTACAAAATCCTCCAACATGCTATTCATAAATATGGCCCGGAGGTTTTTCTTGCGaactttcttaccgctactgggaatggccctAATTTGTCCTGAACACGTTAAAAAGGCAACAATTGGAAGAATCAAGCAAAGTGGCTTAGTTTTAGCTTGAAAGATTCAATATAAATACAATATTTGCAACATAAATAGTGTTCTTTTAGACATGTTCTGATTTGAATCATGTCTCCAAATGGTTGGAAGTGAAAAGGCCCAACAGCATGCTGGTGggcaaagtttttgaaaaaatcaagttaTATGCCACGATATAGCAGATGGTCTGAAAGAGGCGAAAACAGTTAAAAATTAAATTGAACAAATCTAGAAAACATTGAACGATTGATTTTGACCGGATTTAGAACGCAGCCAAAATCTCTCAGAAACCTAAATGTCCCTGATGACGTCTAAGCATAGTCTGGTAATAAGGTCTGTGCGCTCTTTCTAATCAGGCCCAATAGAAATCGAGTGGTAGGAGGCATTGAGGGTGGTACGTTGGGATCCCTTCTTGTTTGTTTCAGACCCCATGAATGCCCATGAGTAGTGGTGTATTGTAAATGGATTGGGTCGGTCTGTCTCATGAGAAGGAAAGATCGGGAGCTGAATCAGGTCAAGATTGTTTGTTCAATgtcaataaaagtgcatgttcCTACGTACTACATTCATTAACATGGTAGACTTTGGCTGACTGGGCTCGGTCGTCCTTGACTGGGGATTAGAGACAAAGACAACCTTCTTCAAGGGGTTTAACGAGACTAATTTGAAAAGCAAGCCTCCCATCATCTGCGGGAAATGACTAATGATGCAGTTTGAAAGACACAAAAGAAATAACTTCTAATGGGGATTAATTTAGTTAGTGCAAACGCCAATCAATGAACAGATTCTTAGAGCCCTACATAGTAGAAGAGGTTCGATCGTTCCTCACTCCTATGCTTTATTGAAGGCATTGGGGTGGGGCAAGTGCGACATCAGATTAGGAGAGGTGTTGCTGGTATTCTAATAATGCGTTTCCTACATCCAAAAATAACCCAACATGCTTTGAAGCAACAAACTGACGTAAGTAGTTGCACATTGTGTGGATTACTACTGGCCAACTCTGATTATTTCTTGAACCAAGCACTTAATCGTGGCTTCCACGATTATGCTGTCGCATTGGACTCAAAGGGACAATTTGTCGATGGAAGCGGTTAGCAATGTTTCCACTTCTTAAAGGAGAGAGTGGATCGCTTTGGCTCTCCAAGGGGCTTGAAATGTGAATATTCTTATTTTTACTTGCCGTGCACATGATCAATACCAAAGGAGTATTCCAtgcaatattttgcaaaaagtgcaattggCAAAGGCTGAGGCGCATCCCAACAATCTAATGTTTGTCGAACGAAATAAAAGTTGCAGCTGTAGCTCTGAGATGATTTCTCCTGCCTCTTTCTTGACTTTCACAATTTTCACAATTTCAGTGGGTTTTGCTGCTGGAATATTGTACGTGTTTGCTCGAAAGCTCTTCTTCATGGAAACCTTTGCCCATTGTTTGCTCTGAGTTATGACCCTCACTTTTTAAGTCGGTCAATAAATGATCACTTTCAAGAGGTGTCTGCAGAATATATTTCATTCGACCATTATACACGCTGACACATTATTACCAAGTTGTTGTGTGACAAGAATTACCAAACATTGACTGACATTGTTGCTATTTTGCTCTCCTTGGGCTTGCTGTCTCAAGGCTCAATTTTTTCATTAAGGTAGTTCAGACCCAGATTTGAAACACAATTCGACCTCCCTCACTTCACGACACACGTAGCCATCGGGACATTGGGAATTCTGGTTGCAAACTGAAAATGAGCCACCAATGTGAGACATGTTTGATGGTGAATCTAATCCGTCATTTTGGTGAAAATAGAATCCACTTACGTGTGACAATGTAAGCGCTTCGATCCTCCACAATGAATTCGTCCAAGGGCAAGATGAGAGCCTCGCCGTCGCCTTGTAAGCCCTCTTCGTTCATAGGCATCACCACAGCCTTTACAAAGTGATCGCTTTCGGTGCCTGAGGGATCCagcaaaaagaggaaaacaatGAAACACGCGCACCCACGTACTACGCATTAGTAGGCATTGCTCTGGCCCTTGCTGCTCTTGTagctactgctgctgctgctgttgttgctgctgctccCTCATTGGAGACTCGAGCGAGAGACAAGGTTTGACTAGGCCCATGTAAGCATGGGCACGTCAAAAGAAGCAACCATTCAAGATTGGAACAATGCCATTTAGAACGTCAAATCATTTGAATTTCAGTATCTCAAAATCGCCTTCACATACTGGCATACGCTTGGTGCATCGCTAAGATGTAGGGGAGGAACAAATCGGATGGATCAAAACCCGCAATTGGGACATGAGTTAAAACTTTAGTAGCCCTTTTCGGCTCCGCATGGCTAGAGATCACTTGTTTCGCTAATCAGGTCAACCCCGAGCGGCTTCTGCGGTCTTATCGCCTAGTTTCCGTTCCATGTTTGGCTTGACTCGTTTTTTACCgaaacttgaaatttcaaacGTTCCTTTTGAAGGCGATGAAACTTTTAGATGGTACGTTGAAAAGTTTCTTCCAAGTTTGCCATTATTACACAATGGGCGGAAAGAAAAACCCAGCCACTGAATATGAATggcaaaataagaaaatgagGTTTGACCGAAAATCTTACCCGCCGTCAGATTTGGCACCCAGACCAAAAGAAGGGAAAACAATACACACTGAAGCTGGAGAAGGGCCATTTTGTGGTGCTGTCACACGAATTGTGAGAATTGTGACAAATAGCTTAGCCCTTCAGGCTTTTATAGAGAGCTTACTCCGGAGCACTGGCCAATGAGAGCTTGACACAAACTTGGTGAAGTTCGTGTTTTATGATGGAATGACTTCAAACTCAAGTCCAGGTGTCCATCTGCCTtcggcatcatcatcatcatcatctttgttTGAGCTGTCCAGTCTTTTGAAAGTATGATCCTTCCATGTGTTTGGAAGGTCAAGACACTTGCCAACACTCGGGTTTGAATGTGGAAAAAGTGACGTCAGCTTACTTTCGCACATATATGTTACAGGGATAGAAGTGTGCCAAAACGGTTGTAAATCCTTAGGAAATATCTGCTTAAAATTAGTCCAAAATGATTTCGCCTGAAGAAACgagaagaacaaaaaggaGAAGCGAAGAAAGAGGGACACTCACACTTATATCATACCAATTGCTTCGCTCTACACAGTCCCATTAACTACTATTCTCATACCCACTTGAAGAGGAtagaaattgagaaaaagtttGACGACCTGAAAGGAACAAGTGGAAAAAGACCCTGCGTAGATTCATTTCGAACATTGAATTGGGAGAGTCTCCACTCTTGGAGAACGATACCAAAGACTATTGTACGCAATTCCTCCACAAAGTCCACTAATGAACTAAACCCATTGTTTTTGCTCCAGTTAGCTCTTTGGCTAGGTAGGTATTTTCCCCACGGTCGAGACGCTGAAATCACTTTCAGAGTAAGAATACCGAGGAACGATCCAAAAAGCTTTGACTCCGATCTCATTCAAACTTTCTTGATCCTTCCGATAAGACTGTGCAGCCCTAGCTACGACGACTAGgtttcatcaaatcaaattcagcCCGGCTATGCATGGCCCCATATGGCGGAATCGTTCAATCTGCAGCATCTCCAAGCTCAACTTGAGATAGCGACTCTTCGTTTTACGTCCACAAAACGAGGCACGTGCTCTCATGCTGTACGAGTATGTAGTGTGCTAGATTGGTTAGCCCTGAGTGTGCACGAAAAGCCCGACAAGCAACGACCAGTATACATTTGTAGTAGCATCGTTCAATTGGGGAGGGATCATTGTTGGCCTGTTTCCTCCGACCCTTGCTCCAGCCCGCTAACCAACTAGCCAGCCTGTCcacatgttccatttttggtcttgatctCCTTCCCCACTTCAGGCAAGCCCGACCCCGTCAAAGATTGCGCAGTCACAAACAAAACCTTCTCATCGATCTTCATCGAGTGCAAACCGGGCTACAACGGCGGACTTCAGCAATATTTCATCATTGAAGTGTTCCCCATGTCAGCCATCGACACAAATACCTTGAGCCAGCACAATCATCAGGGGACAACGTCCGAGAGTACCTCCCCGGTGACCACGTCGTCCATGACCGAGACCAAGATGGCCTCAAGCCAAGGCCGACTCACATCGCCCATTTCGACGGTGAAGAATATACACTTCCCCCAGTTCTCCGTCGAAGGCTTGAACGCAGGGACAGCTTTTGGCATTGTGGTCTACGCCCAGAACTCGAAGGTGAGACTCATTATGCAAAATCCTCGAATCCTCGAAAAGCCTTCCACCGATGCCCAACACGCAGATGTTCCCGTGTGTGCTACGTACGTGTGTGCGTGTGAATGGTAAATGGCAGTAGCAAATGCTGCAAAGTTGTTGTGGCCTTTCCCACATTCTTGAGCCTGGCTTTGCCCCCGGCATCACGGCATCAATTCAGCTGGTATCATTGCCACTGTGTACACTCACCACAGAAAAATTGAGAACGTACATGTACTGAAAAGTTCATTCAGTTGAGGCTGTACGTATTTGGACGATCGCACACAATTGTACCAGTATAAATGGTACGAATAGATCGTACGTGAGGGGGGATTGGTCTTTTTCCTCCGTTttccctttgaaaatgaaaacatcttGGCCTCATTGATTAAGTTTTAATGTCGCTcccaaacacacacacacacacattcctAGCTATTCCTTGCATTCATctacctactactactatcTCATTCATTGGGTGTCTTTGTAGGGGGATAGCGAGAAAGTTGTGCTCAGGGCTTTCACATTGAAGAATGACCATGGTCATCAGTTGGACCAGCCCGAGGCCAAATTGGGGATGGATAACCAGCGCCAACAACGACAGGTGTATCCGGTGGTGTGGATTGTGGGTCTCGTGGCTACCATTATGGCTCTGGTTATCATACTCCTGGGATTCGTGATACACACTCGGTGCTTCACCTTTCGCGGAGCCCCGAGAAATGGAGGAACTTCTTCCAGATCTGGAGCCCACCTTGTAAAGGATCATAAACAGGGACCAGGGGGAGGATCGTCCAACAAGAAGCAGAAGAGGAAAGGCAAAGGCGCGTGGAAAAATGGCACTATGAAATTCCCCTATCAAGAGCAGAAGGAACAGAGCCACCAGCTTCTCCATACCAACAACTCTCTCAACCATCACGGTAAGTGATTTGTTCTTCAGTTACTTATTTAGATTATAGCAAATGCGGTTAGGGAACGAGACCAGAGAGTTCTCGTTTCAAAGGAATCCCTGAGTAGGTTCTTGATGTTGGGATGGATCCTACATTCCAGATCCGTTACTATCAGATGCCAGGGAAACTTCTGCCGTGGACGGTGGGGCATTCCACGTAGATTCGTCTTCAGGGGGTCTTGCGAGTCAATCTTCCACTCAACAGCCAGTGTTCAGCCAGAAAGATGGCACCCTCATTCCGAAGCATCTTTCttaccaccatcaccaccacccgCATCAGTACCCACGacaccaacaacaccaacaacaccaacaacatcagcaaccACCACATCAGCACCAGCATGCGCCTCCGCACTTAATGTCACCCATGTGTTTATCCGTGTCCGGGAAATACCTAACCAATCCGCGAGGCTCTGTGTGCTTGGAGGATCAGCCTCGTCGGCATGATAAGAATAAGGCCCTGATGTCTTATCTTCACTACACGACGTTGCCGCGGAATAGCTCAGCTCTCTATCATGCCAATCCAGGGTCAAGCCAGGACAGTCAAACGCCGTTACTCTATCCACGGCCACCTTCAACGACGTCATCTCACCACCCGTCGCATTCTCAGCATGGAATGGGCCCACTTCGAACGGTCGAGGACCGACCAAGAACTAGCACTTCTGATCAGGTAAGGTCCTTTGTTTGTCCATGTGGGTAGACTTAAAGATGCTGAATTCAGGGTCCCTTACGTAAGGAGGAACTTGAATATTGCGGGGAGGAGAGAGGGGGGCATGTTAATAGTTTTTTCCCTAACCCTGGTTCCTGTTTTCCCAGGATATGGAAGTCAATTATGTGGAGCTCTCACTCCCCAATTCCCAGACGGGTTACGTCCGAAGTAATCATGCCGCCAACCAAGGTTTCGACCAAGTTATGCCTCCTAATTCATCGAGCTTTTCCACCACCTCTTCAACGTTTCGGCCCTCTTGTCAAACTTCACCGAGGGACGTCATGGATCTTCTTCCCCCCGAGGTGATGGACCCCGGGCAGCCTGTAGTTTACGCTACCATTAATCATTCTGCGTCGGCGTCGTCGGCTCTGGGGGCTCCATCGTCCCCGGGTGGCAACGTGGGCAATAATGACCGGACTCGGGATGGAACAGCCGCCTCCGCTGCCGGCGGTCCCGCCACCGCCccctcctcgtcttcctcctcctcttccgtTTTGCCACCGCCTGTTCCCCCGGAGTTCGCAGATCCACCTGTTTTCACTTCCACCGACCAACCACCATCCGGTTCCAATAATCAAGACGAGGTAAACTTCAAAGTGTGGGGGGGATACGCTTTTTTTCTAATATACTGTataggctttttttctcttatgcaaacacTACGataaagatgaaacaccctgtaggacCCTTACAGGTCGAGGGAGAAGTCATTAACAAGGTAGAGGtaatggctaacatgcttggagatcagttctctagtatTTTCAACTCCAGAgaatttaggagcaacagctcattgttctaatgatgagtatgttgagattggcaaaaCAAGTCAAGTTGAGCTATTAAACGATCTtttagtcacagatcaagatgctttggaggCCATCTCGTACTTGATCCGTTGCattttggatcagggcaagtttccattttctatAAAGTTGCCTCATGTTGTCCGAATCTTTAAAGAGGGAGATgagtcgctccccagtaactataggccgatttctctcacttcgaatattacgaaaaggtgtttgagaagatcatgaagtccaaacttgtagagcttcttgaagtccatgatgtccttcctcctagccagcacgggttctgagcacattttagcacggttacccaactggtTGAGCacttagagcaggtcattgaagGACTGGAAAGATtcgagtcagttgatgttgtctatcttgattttgccaaggcctttgataaagtagatcatggccttttgttgaatagacttcatgacattgggatcgaAGGaatggttctcaattggataagaagctttaTTCAGgatgggaagcaaattgttaagatcgagggatcccttagcgACATacatgtcaagtcaggtgttccccagggctccatcttataacattcgttgccccgcttcaaaagcttagtattactgccagccgctcttcttatgctgacgatacaaagttaggtcctggtaggaatggctaagattgcactagccttgcaaaggacctagaaagagtctactcttgggttactgagagtgatatgaccctgaacggaatgaaattccgctcaatgactttcgggtcaactcctttgaatactccactcgttgataatggaggtaaagatattgagcacgtctcatctatgaaagatttgggtgtagtcctccgaagtaatggaaagttcgatgagcatatccagttgaaggtgggtaaggcttttcaaatgtgtggttggatatatcgcacgtttaagtccagagacagcatcacgatgctaactttgtacaagtcgattgtccagccacatcttgactatgcttcacccatttgggctccaatgagttcagcaggtttgcaaaaggttgaacaagtccaaagatgtttcactaggaaacATAAAGGATGGAGAGAGCTTTCATGTTGGGAGAGacaagaaaagttgggactgtacagtgttcagagaaggtgcgaaaggtgtctgatactatacgttttcaaaagcattcatgagcttaaTGAATGAAACCATTAGGTGATTCCTATTTTTCTTACCGCGGGGAgatgaaatagtgtcacagggccggtcGGGCACCCataggcggcttggactagcttgagccgttacatgtattttttcccttttttttgccCTACCGTGGCCCTGACCATGAACATAATCGTTCATCGTATGATCAAAAagtaaactctttggcacacttttcatccaaaaaaagtaGTGATtacttgtttgaaaaaaaatgtgagcGTCAAGTACGATAAATGTGTTAAATCGAGGGAACCGATCATGAGAGTAAGTGTGGCTTTGCCCCTGCGATAGTACGAGCCACAGAGGAgcggccagtagatttaacgacatatacttaaaaagcagatatttggctcacgggtgagtaattgattttttttaaatgaaacacatgccaaagagtttattctttgattcaaaactataggaatcacctaacctttaaagatcattcctcattgtagtgtagttttgagagcaccttcaaaccctcaagtacccaggctagttaaaacaatgaagtccaactctattctttcttgggctccttcattgtttaatttctAATGTCTAATGTCCGTAGGGAATATTATTGATTATTGATCCGGTTGtgtctttcaagtcagacttggacaaattcttaagtagcattccagatcaaccctacattcatgGACTAGCTCGGTATGCCAACAcaaattctttggtagaccaaatattatattaagattgaaaggtaataaatagacgaattataatctttcattttaatagcactggggtTTACAgttcctgtagcggttagaacAGTTTAAAGAAAAGAATTATTCGGGCATCGTTTTCTCCTAACAGTTTTTGATGTAATCGCTTTAGAATTTAAAGAAAGAAGTAAAGTTTTAGTAAGGAAACTGCTTCACATTCTCTGGTTTGTCTGACATGATTGTTCCGTAAAAGCTTTTTTCCAATGATTGTTGGGTACGAAAGAATTTAGAGGTTCCTTCGAAAAAAGACTAATACAGAAAACTAAACTAGTTCCTAGCGGTTACcttgacttaaaaaaaaaaaaaattctctaATGCAACCAACCCTACGAAAGTTGAATTATGAACATAATTAACACTCGGACCAGTTAGCCTTGTTGATGTTAGGTCTTTACATGAGGGGTGGTAGCCAATCTGGACAAAATCTGTGAAGGATTGTTTATCACACTAGAAATTCCTTACTGTAATAGCTTTAGAGAATAGTTATTACTACTAATTTTATCTTGGACAAGATTGAATTTCACGCCCTCACGGGAAAGCAAAATATACATTTGGGCGCAATGTGGCAATTCGCCACCTATCTTGCCTATTTCCAATCTAAATGATTAAAGAGTAACTTATTTCCCATTCGATGCTTTCAGTATTTTGGATAACAAAACCACCTGGTCAATGTTCCATGGCCACATTGACTCGTGTGGAATTTTGACGAACTCTTATTATACTCAATCTTGAGGcaaccattttcaattcattttagACCGTATTCGTATTCGTATTCTGAATATCTGCTGAATTCTCTATCTAATTGCAGCTATTCAATGGAGCAGGTGGCCCGACCTCTCTTTCACTGCCTTTGGCGTCGTCCTCCACAAATTTGACCCGGTTTTAGACACCAGGCTGACAACCCCAGCGTTGAATTAACATTTAAGTGCCATCCATCGGAAGAACGAACAGCCATGCCG
This Tigriopus californicus strain San Diego chromosome 7, Tcal_SD_v2.1, whole genome shotgun sequence DNA region includes the following protein-coding sequences:
- the LOC131882890 gene encoding uncharacterized protein LOC131882890, which codes for MALIAKWWNSLWLWACIVVGPTRSWAAVDNDNVPITAVQSVAGMLTNLPCNITPSLPGDKVNLVLWYKDGLGKPLYSFDLRGDMADSDGKIWAGEDMAGPNANMKFPSSPANNNNYRAQLYIHSEPTAVLSLLGVTEDDAGSYKCRVDFKRSPTRYWRVNLSVIVPPNSAVVLDEKGSPVTGRIGPFNELSTLILTCDILGGWPSSQVTWWRNGELIDDIYEEIAPGKSRNTMKVETLRREDNGAEFACLGNNNNDTQPISTTVSLEMNLRPLKTMLMWDGEPMTAEREYEIRCETFGAQPSATVSWWINGDIRLKDCKTEISPDGNITQSVLKFRPSMQDHGQILSCRAENPVLPNSVIDQGKKMEIYYAPLVSLKLGSNLDETDIKEGDDVYFECHIQANPGAHKVAWMKDGVALSPDSRRGIIINQHSLVIQRVDRVSAGKYVCQATNAAGSGSSDEVQLSVKYIPVCGRPPKGVGVGKNEEARVVCHVDSNPPPTDFYWQFNTTTEVNDLPDENVLIDNSISIATYIPKSEMDYGTLMCWGRNELGRQRRPCLFHVIPAGKPDPVKDCAVTNKTFSSIFIECKPGYNGGLQQYFIIEVFPMSAIDTNTLSQHNHQGTTSESTSPVTTSSMTETKMASSQGRLTSPISTVKNIHFPQFSVEGLNAGTAFGIVVYAQNSKGDSEKVVLRAFTLKNDHGHQLDQPEAKLGMDNQRQQRQVYPVVWIVGLVATIMALVIILLGFVIHTRCFTFRGAPRNGGTSSRSGAHLVKDHKQGPGGGSSNKKQKRKGKGAWKNGTMKFPYQEQKEQSHQLLHTNNSLNHHDPLLSDARETSAVDGGAFHVDSSSGGLASQSSTQQPVFSQKDGTLIPKHLSYHHHHHPHQYPRHQQHQQHQQHQQPPHQHQHAPPHLMSPMCLSVSGKYLTNPRGSVCLEDQPRRHDKNKALMSYLHYTTLPRNSSALYHANPGSSQDSQTPLLYPRPPSTTSSHHPSHSQHGMGPLRTVEDRPRTSTSDQDMEVNYVELSLPNSQTGYVRSNHAANQGFDQVMPPNSSSFSTTSSTFRPSCQTSPRDVMDLLPPEVMDPGQPVVYATINHSASASSALGAPSSPGGNVGNNDRTRDGTAASAAGGPATAPSSSSSSSSVLPPPVPPEFADPPVFTSTDQPPSGSNNQDELFNGAGGPTSLSLPLASSSTNLTRF